The sequence below is a genomic window from Planktothrix serta PCC 8927.
GAACAATACCGTCGCCATTTTTTCTAATCGTCGGGTGGGTGATACTAGAAAGCAACAATCTCAATATGATCACCCCCCAGCAATTGGATCAGATTCTTATGATGATTTAATATGGAGGTTTTTGTCTTTTTTACCTGAAATCATCTAAAATATATCTTAGCTAAAACTTGATTTATTGAAAAGATAATCTGACGGAATTTTATGATGTTAACCCAAACCGACTTAAAACAACAATTAATCGCTAAAATTGAGGCAGTACAATCTCAACTTGGAGGATTAAACGGTTCTCCCGTCACGAATGTTAAAATCAAACCCGCTCTCGCAGAAGAAATTGAAGCGATGGTGGTTCAACTAGAAGCTAAAAACCCTAACTATCGTCCCTTACTGCATAATCCTTTATTATTAAATGGAGCTTGGTTACTGCTCTATTCTACTGCAAGAGAAATTCGCAGTTTAGCTTCACTACCTTTAGGTTTAAAAGTGGGAAAAATCTATCAAATTATTGATGTCGAGTCTCGGCAATTTTTTAATCAAGCCTTTGTCAAACATCCATTAGGATTGATTTCGGGTTATGTTAAAGTAACGGCTACCTTTGAACCTGTTGTTGATGATAATAAGTTACCCAATAACCGCCTGAATGTTTTCTTTCAACAACGCTATATCGCCATTTCTAATATTGTAGGAGTTAAGACTCCTCAACTGGAACCCGCCCGTGTTGTTCCCGCCCGAAATCCCGTAGGTCGAATCCCCAGTTTAGAGATTACTTACCTGGATGAAACCTTTCGTATTGGTCGAGGAGGGGATGGGAGTTTGTTTGTTTTAATTAAGAGTGAATTAGGGTAAGTTTTAATTGGTGCGTGCAATGCAGCTTACGCACCCTACGTTAATTATTTTCTGTGTAATATTCAATAAGTGTTATCAAAAAATGGAATAAGCTGCTACGCAATACTAGAAGATAGCAGCTTAAATTATTTTACTTCAGCACATAATAAGCTAATACACTTTGAACTTCATAGATATTCAGCTTTCTGTTAAACTCCCTTTCGATGGGGGCAGAGCTTCCTGATATCCAGATTTTTAACTCTGCATCAAGGTCAAAATGTCCCGATGTTTCAATGCTAAAATGAATAATACTGCGATAGGGAATAGAGTGATATTCAATTTTTTTCCCGGTAATTCCTTGTTTATCAATAAAGATCAATCGTTTATTGGTGAATACAATTAAGTCTCGAATTAACTGATAAGCTCTCTCTACAGACTCACCCTCTGCTAAAAGCTTAACCAGTTCATTTTGCAGTCTTCCCTGATCAATTTCAGATGCGTTACCTAACAAGCCATCGATTAATCCCATGATTGACCTCCAAGCTAGAATAGAAGCCTTTGAATTTTAAAGGTTATGTCTATTATAGCTTTATTTTTTTGATTGTGTACAGACTATTTTAATCTGAAAATACGCAATGATTAAACTTTCGGTCTATTTGCAGAAACACAATATTCATATAACGCTTTATTACAATTTCGTTTTCTGATAATTTCAGAATTGATCTGTTTATAGCCTAACATTTTCATAGACTTAGATAGAATTGATGCTGTGTCAACAGTGTTATCAAAGAAATTGGAATTACCAATAATATAATACAACTTGGCTTGAGCTTTAAGAATAGATATAAGTGAAGACAAATGAAGATGAATATCATGAAAATATTTTAACACATAAATAGCCATTAAATCAGCATTTTTACCCCCAGATTTTTTAATTTTATCGACAGTTATAAATAATTCTTTGGGTAAATTATTTTCTTCAATTTGCCAAGAATTTAAACGACTGGTAGCAATTCCCCAAGTTCCCCCAATTGCTAACCAGTCAATTTCACCTGCTTCTTTTGCTTCAGTTATAAACTTAGTCCAATACATATAAGGACGCAGTTCACGAATATAACTCATACGATTAGGATAAGGAGGTGAAGTAATAACTTGATCAACTTTAATATGATCTAATCCGATTAGAGCTTTAGAATCTTTCTCAATAACAGTTACAATCCCTGAAATATGGGTTTCTGCGGTTTTTAAAATAAACTCAAGAATAGTCAAAAATAATTCTTCAGTATATTCTATATCAAACTGGGTAACTGTTTCCTGAAATGACATAGAAACATGGTTAAATGAGGCGGAAGAAGTTTCGATAATCAGACGGCAAAAAGCAATCCACACTAAACTATAATGATTATTTTCGGGCTCGCCAAAATAATTGACTAAAGCAGTTCGCAAAGCTGTCAGTAATTTTAGGGTATGCCTAGACCACCATCTTTCAATATTGAAAATAGGAGGTATCCAATTGTCTTGATTAATTAAAGTTTTGTAGTCCTGAAAAACAAGTTTTATTCGGTTCCTGATATCTGTTAATTCAGCCTGAGAATAGTTTCTACATTTCGCATTTCCTAGCCAAACTAAAAACGGATTAATATCTAATAAAATTGTCTGTTTTCCCTGTTCAGCCGCCACAAGTCCAGTAGTTCCTGTACCCGAAAATGGATCAAGAATAATTGCATCTGGTTCAACAGAAGTTAAAAGCTTTTCAACTAATTTCACACCATAGGCAGGAGTCAGACGTAACCATCCATGTCGCCCTAAATTCTGATTATGTTTAAACGTATATTCCGGTCTTTGTTTTACAGTTGATAACATTATTCAGCCCTTAATAAAGCTTCTAGCGTTGTATATATTTCATCTCGAATTAATGAAGAATTTCGTTGCAAGAAATCTGCTAAATCATAGCCTAACACATTCTTGGAAAAAACAAACAGAGAATTTTGGCTAGTTCCTAATAACGTTCCGGTGATAATTGCTCCTCGGCTATTCCGATATCTTAAGACTAAATCGGAATCAATTTGTGAGGAAAAGATAGCAAATACAGGTAAGTATCCATTAGCCCAAGCAACGGCAATATTATCAATATCAGCATTTTGTCTTTTACTATCTTTACTTTTATAACCTTGTCGAACTTCAAATACGGCTCCATTTGCAGGTGCAGGAACATTCAGAGATTGACTATAATTTGCTATCCATTGCGTAACTCTTTCTCTAACATCATAATTTTGAATTGCTGTTAATTCTAATCGAGCATCTAAGGATAACGTTCTTTCCTTATTATTTTTTGTCTGCACTGTGTAAGACCATAGAACATCTTTTGGATCATCATAATTGGCTTGATCAATAATAATCTGTCGAAATAAACTTTCACAACCTCTCCCAATTTGTCGATAAATAGAAGTCATTCCCCCCGCAGCTTTATGAGCAGCATACATTAAATCTGAATTCAGACCAATCCATGAATAAAATGGATCTGAACCATATAATGATAGAAATCCCGCCAAATCTAATCCTTCTTCTCGATTTCCTAATCCAAATTTAGGTTTATATCGCCTACAAACTTTAATCGGATCTAAAAACCGCTTCAGATAAAGGTTTTCGTCAGTCACGGTAAATTTTATAAGTTTAGTTTGTCTCAATTGA
It includes:
- a CDS encoding DNA methyltransferase — translated: MLSTVKQRPEYTFKHNQNLGRHGWLRLTPAYGVKLVEKLLTSVEPDAIILDPFSGTGTTGLVAAEQGKQTILLDINPFLVWLGNAKCRNYSQAELTDIRNRIKLVFQDYKTLINQDNWIPPIFNIERWWSRHTLKLLTALRTALVNYFGEPENNHYSLVWIAFCRLIIETSSASFNHVSMSFQETVTQFDIEYTEELFLTILEFILKTAETHISGIVTVIEKDSKALIGLDHIKVDQVITSPPYPNRMSYIRELRPYMYWTKFITEAKEAGEIDWLAIGGTWGIATSRLNSWQIEENNLPKELFITVDKIKKSGGKNADLMAIYVLKYFHDIHLHLSSLISILKAQAKLYYIIGNSNFFDNTVDTASILSKSMKMLGYKQINSEIIRKRNCNKALYEYCVSANRPKV
- a CDS encoding PAP/fibrillin family protein, which encodes MMLTQTDLKQQLIAKIEAVQSQLGGLNGSPVTNVKIKPALAEEIEAMVVQLEAKNPNYRPLLHNPLLLNGAWLLLYSTAREIRSLASLPLGLKVGKIYQIIDVESRQFFNQAFVKHPLGLISGYVKVTATFEPVVDDNKLPNNRLNVFFQQRYIAISNIVGVKTPQLEPARVVPARNPVGRIPSLEITYLDETFRIGRGGDGSLFVLIKSELG
- a CDS encoding PH domain-containing protein, whose amino-acid sequence is MGLIDGLLGNASEIDQGRLQNELVKLLAEGESVERAYQLIRDLIVFTNKRLIFIDKQGITGKKIEYHSIPYRSIIHFSIETSGHFDLDAELKIWISGSSAPIEREFNRKLNIYEVQSVLAYYVLK